A single region of the Vicia villosa cultivar HV-30 ecotype Madison, WI linkage group LG4, Vvil1.0, whole genome shotgun sequence genome encodes:
- the LOC131596982 gene encoding uncharacterized protein LOC131596982 encodes MILSWNVRGLNKAAKQKEINSRLLKLQPSIAILLETRIKRDKADRCRRNMGNRWQFIDNYSKHDNGRIWVLWDENNTTIKMESMTDQMVHCGVYNTDGGFVHWLTAIYASNNLDRRKELWRDMGNISKSQQGPWIAMGDFNNVLGMQDRIGGRAVQELEFRDLRDMMENEGLFEIESIGERFTWYNKHTKDPIYSCIDRVIGNMEWIQKNMNKTVHMLEPGVSDHAVVCIQGDVLEKPKTGFKFINAVTGMIGYNEEVARSWQEQSRGDKGNRLWQKLMRLQLVLKKLNRPILSIKSQLEEKRNELNEVQNKVRQDKMNKELISKERICTEELLKLSDLEEEVLRQRAKVDWIRKGDGNNSFFHSTIRSRAKQKMITKLVKDNGEICVNKEDMETEVLEFYTSLMGTAAANLEGVDIGAMRRGKQLNREKRAMLSSPVQVSEIEAALKSIGDLKAP; translated from the coding sequence ATGATTTTATCTTGGAATGTGAGGGGGTTAAATAAAGCAGCTAAGCAAAAAGAGATTAACTCCCGTCTCTTGAAGCTGCAGCCTAGTATTGCTATTTTGCTTGAAACAAGGATCAAAAGAGATAAAGCAGATAGATGCAGGAGGAATATGGGTAACAGATGGCAGTTTATTGACAATTATAGTAAGCATGACAATGGCAGGATTTGGGTCTTATGGGATGAGAACAATACTACAATCAAGATGGAATCCATGACTGACCAGATGGTACACTGTGGGGTGTATAATACTGATGGTGGCTTTGTGCACTGGCTGACTGCAATATATGCATCAAATAATCTTGATAGAAGGAAGGAGTTATGGAGAGATATGGGAAACATTAGCAAGTCTCAGCAGGGACCATGGATTGCAATGGGGGACTTTAATAATGTGCTGGGAATGCAAGATAGAATAGGAGGCAGAGCAGTTCAGGAACTAGAATTCAGGGACCTAAGAGATATGATGGAGAATGAAGGATTGTTTGAAATTGAGAGCATAGGAGAAAGGTTCACATGGTATAACAAACATACTAAGGACCCAATATATTCATGTATAGACAGAGTCATTGGCAACATGGAATGGATTCAAAAGAACATGAACAAGACTGTGCATATGCTAGAACCTGGGGTGTCTGATCATGCTGTGGTATGTATACAGGGTGATGTGCTGGAGAAACCAAAGACTGGGTTTAAATTCATTAATGCTGTGACAGGTATGATAGGGTACAATGAGGAGGTAGCTAGAAGTTGGCAAGAGCAGAGTAGAGGGGACAAAGGAAATAGATTGTGGCAGAAATTGATGAGACTTCAACTAGTTCTTAAAAAACTCAATAGGCCAATCCTAAGCATCAAGAGTCAGCTTGAGGAGAAAAGAAATGAGCTGAATGAGGTTCAAAATAAGGTTAGGCAAGACAAAATGAATAAGGAGCTGATTAGTAAGGAGAGAATATGCACTGAGGAGCTGTTAAAACTCAGTGATTTAGAGGAGGAAGTCCTTAGACAAAGAGCAAAAGTTGACTGGATTAGAAAGGGTGATGGGAACAACTCATTCTTTCACTCCACCATCAGAAGCAGAGCTAAACAGAAGATGATAACCAAACTTGTAAAGGATAATGGAGAGATATGTGTGAACAAGGAAGACATGGAAACTGAGGTGCTGGAATTCTACACCAGCTTAATGGGAACTGCTGCTGCCAACCTGGAGGGTGTTGATATTGGTGCTATGAGAAGAGGAAAACAGTTGAATAGAGAGAAGAGAGCCATGCTTAGCAGTCCTGTCCAGGTCAGTGAGATTGAGGCAGCTCTAAAGAGCATTGGAGATCTTAAAGCACCATGA